The proteins below come from a single Camelus bactrianus isolate YW-2024 breed Bactrian camel chromosome 2, ASM4877302v1, whole genome shotgun sequence genomic window:
- the FGA gene encoding fibrinogen alpha chain → MGTQSGAVLLSFSWSAPLEPAPPSAKMFSVRIFCLVLSVVGTVQTTDPDADEGEFLAEGGGVRGPRLVERPQSVCKETDWPFCSDEDWNSKCPSGCRMKGLIDEVNQDFTNRINKLKNSLFDYQKNNKDANTLTRDIMDLLRGDFAKDNNNDNTYSQVSEDLRSKIEILKRKVIEQVQHIHLLQKNVRDQLIDMKRLEVDIDIKIRSCKGSCSRVLEHKVDLKDYEDQQKQLEQVIGINLLPSRDRQYLPLIKMNPVPNLIPGNFKSQLQEAPPEWKALMETRQLKMVLERSGGAGHARGDSVPHGAGSVPESPRKPGTGSAGSVSPGSYGPGSAGAWTHGSPEPGSAGAWTHGSPEPGSAGAWTHGSPEPGSAGAWTHGSPQPGSAGAWTHGSPQPGSAGAWTHGSPQPGSAGAWTHGSSGSPSFRPDSSGHGHTKPFNPDWGTFKEVSGSVSPGTKKEFHTGKLVTSKGDKELLISNEKVASGHTTTTRRSCSRIVTKTVTNADGRTETVKEVINSEDGSDCGDTSLDLHHAFPSRGSLDEFFHRRTDEAASTRDTFPDFFSPVLKEMGSKIGSEFATSGLGDTSSHHPGVPDSSSSGKTSSRKQFVTSSMTINRGGSTTESKSFKMVDEAESEEDLDFKGAHASKRVLAKPRFGRDCDDVLQTHPSGAQSGIFNIQLPGSSKIFSVYCDQETGLGGWLLIQQRMDGSLNFNRTWQDYKRGFGSLNDKGEGEFWLGNEYLHLLTLKGSTLRVELEDWAGNTAYAEYHLRVGSEAEGYALQVSSYEGTAGDALIEGSVEEGTEYTSHAHMQFSTFDRDADKWEENCAEVYGGGWWYNNCQAANLNGIYYHGGSYDPRNNSPYEIENGVVWVPFRGEDYSLRAVRMKLRPLVTQ, encoded by the exons ACTACAGATCCTGATGCTGATGAAGGTGAATTTCTGGCTGAAGGAGGAGGTGTGCGTGGCCCAAGACTCGTGGAAAGACCCCAATCTGTCTGCAAAGAGACGGACTGGCCCTTCTGTTCTGATGAAGACTGG AACTCCAAATGTCCTTCCGGCTGCAGGATGAAGGGGCTGATTGATGAAGTCAATCAAGATTTtacaaacagaataaacaaactgaaaaactcACTCTTTGATTATCAGAAGAACAATAAGGACGCTAACACCCTGACCCGGGACATCATGGACCTTCTGAGAGGCGATTTCGCCAAAGACAACA ACAATGATAATACGTACAGCCAAGTGTCAGAAGATCTGAGAAGCAAAATTGAGATCCTGAAGCGCAAAGTCATAGAACAAGTACAGCATATCCACCTTCTACAGAAAAATGTCAGGGATCAGCTGATAGATATGAAACGACTGGAG GTGGACATTGATATTAAGATCCGATCTTGCAAAGGGTCATGCAGTAGGGTTTTAGAACATAAGGTAGATCTGAAGGACTATGAAGATCAGCAGAAGCAACTCGAACAGGTTATTGGCATAAACTTACTTCCCTCTAGAGACAGGCAATACTTACCACTGATAAAAATGAACCCAGTTCCAAACTTGATTCCTGGAAATTTCAAGAGCCAACTTCAGGAGGCCCCTCCAGAGTGGAAGGCACTAATGGAAACACGGCAGCTAAAAATGGTGTTAGAGAGGTCTGGTGGAGCTGGGCATGCCAGAGGGGACTCTGTACCTCATGGAGCAGGATCAGTACCAGAAAGCCCCAGGAAGCCTGGAACTGGCAGTGCTGGAAGTGTGAGCCCTGGGAGCTATGGACCCGGAAGTGCCGGCGCTTGGACCCATGGAAGTCCTGAGCCCGGAAGTGCCGGCGCTTGGACCCATGGAAGTCCTGAGCCCGGAAGTGCCGGCGCTTGGACCCATGGAAGTCCTGAGCCCGGAAGTGCCGGCGCTTGGACCCATGGAAGTCCTCAGCCCGGAAGTGCCGGCGCTTGGACCCATGGAAGTCCTCAGCCCGGAAGTGCCGGCGCTTGGACCCATGGAAGTCCTCAGCCCGGAAGTGCCGGCGCTTGGACCCATGGAAGTTCTGGGTCTCCTAGTTTTAGGCCAGATAGCTCAGGACATGGGCACACCAAGCCTTTCAACCCAGACTGGGGCACATTTAAAGAGGTGTCAGGAAGTGTAAGTCCAGGGACAAAGAAAGAATTCCACACAGGTAAACTGGTCACTTCTAAAGGAGATAAAGAGCTTCTGATTAGTAATGAGAAGGTCGCCTCTGGTCACACAACCACCACTCGCCGTTCATGTTCCAGAATCGTTACAAAGACTGTTACAAACGCCGATGGTCGCACAGAAACCGTCAAAGAAGTGATAAACTCCGAAGACGGTTCTGACTGTGGTGACACAAGTTTAGACTTGCACCATGCTTTTCCTAGCAGGGGTAGCCTAGATGAGTTCTTTCATAGGCGCACTGATGAAGCGGCCTCAACTAGAGATACGTTCCCGGATTTCTTCAGCCCTGTGTTAAAAGAGATGGGCAGTAAGATAGGCTCAGAATTTGCCACTTCAGGCTTAGGAGACACCAGCTCTCACCACCCTGGTGTACCTGACTCGTCCTCCAGTGGTAAAACTTCAAGTCGCAAACAATTCGTTACCAGTAGCATGACTATCAACAGAGGAGGCTCCACAACTGAAAGCAAGAGCTTTAAAATGGTAGATGAGGCAGAAAGTGAAGAGGATCTTGACTTCAAAGGAGCACACGCCAGCAAGAGAGTCCTTGCTAAACCTCGCTTTGGCAGAG actgtGATGATGTCCTTCAAACACATCCTTCAGGTGCCCAAAGTGGCATTTTCAATATCCAGCTACCGGGATCCAGTAAGATTTTTTCTGTTTATTGCGATCAAGAGACCGGTTTGGGAGGATGGCTTTTGATCCAGCAAAGAATGGATGGATCATTGAATTTTAACCGGACCTGGCAAGACTACAAGAGAGGTTTCGGCAGCCTGAATGACAAGGGAGAAGGAGAATTCTGGCTAGGCAACGAATACCTCCACTTATTAACCCTGAAGGGCTCCACCCTTCGGGTTGAATTGGAAGACTGGGCTGGGAACACGGCTTATGCAGAGTATCACTTGAGGGTAGGCTCTGAGGCAGAAGGCTATGCCTTGCAGGTCTCCTCCTATGAGGGCACAGCAGGTGATGCTCTGATTGAGGGCTCGGTAGAGGAAGGGACAGAGTACACGTCTCACGCCCACATGCAGTTCAGCACCTTCGACAGGGACGCAGACAAGTGGGAAGAGAACTGTGCGGAAGTCTACGGAGGAGGCTGGTGGTACAACAACTGCCAAGCGGCCAATCTCAATGGCATCTACTACCATGGGGGCTCCTATGACCCCAGAAACAACAGTCCCTATGAGATTGAGAATGGGGTGGTCTGGGTGCCCTTCAGAGGTGAGGATTATTCCCTCAGGGCCGTTCGCATGAAACTCCGGCCACTGGTGACGCAATAG